Proteins from one Fibrobacter sp. UWR4 genomic window:
- a CDS encoding urease accessory protein UreD — MTEIGDAFYTSPYKVMHPFHNGKHSDIMMMAASAGLLGGDHFSLQLEFGEGSDATFLSQSYEKVFNTDGKIASKDIVINVGADARVNYMPYPAIPFAGSNYQSTARVQIHPSATFYYTDIFTCGRTGMGEFFAMEKFQSKSRFYVGEHLAFADHTLIDPKKFDYTKIGFWGNYTHNGMFFAYSPEKEMLIQLKEKVRDMGKSFDGVIGTSFAEKGIIIRALAMRGETIWELFKNFN; from the coding sequence ATGACCGAAATCGGGGACGCTTTCTACACGTCCCCTTACAAGGTTATGCACCCGTTCCACAACGGAAAACACTCAGACATTATGATGATGGCAGCCTCCGCCGGACTTCTCGGCGGAGACCATTTTTCGTTGCAGCTTGAATTCGGCGAGGGTAGCGACGCCACATTTCTTTCTCAGAGTTACGAGAAAGTTTTCAATACCGACGGAAAAATTGCCTCCAAGGATATCGTCATTAACGTCGGGGCCGACGCCCGCGTCAATTACATGCCCTATCCGGCAATCCCTTTTGCCGGCAGCAATTATCAAAGTACCGCCAGAGTCCAGATTCATCCTTCCGCAACATTTTATTACACCGACATTTTCACTTGTGGCCGTACAGGCATGGGCGAATTTTTCGCCATGGAAAAATTCCAAAGCAAGAGTCGCTTTTATGTAGGCGAACATTTAGCCTTTGCCGACCACACCCTGATTGACCCTAAAAAATTCGATTACACGAAAATCGGCTTTTGGGGCAATTACACCCATAACGGAATGTTTTTTGCGTACAGTCCCGAAAAAGAAATGCTTATCCAACTCAAAGAAAAAGTTCGAGATATGGGCAAAAGCTTTGACGGCGTCATTGGAACATCTTTTGCGGAAAAAGGTATAATCATCCGCGCGTTAGCCATGCGTGGCGAAACTATTTGGGAACTATTCAAAAATTTCAACTAG
- the ureG gene encoding urease accessory protein UreG: MSYVKIGVGGPVGSGKTALIERLTRKMSKEYSICVVTNDIYTKEDAEFLIKNSALPPERIVGVETGGCPHTAIREDCSMNLEAVDEMARKFPDVQIIFIESGGDNLSATFSPDLADASIYVIDVAQGEKIPRKGGPGVMRSDLLVINKTDLAPLVGASLEVMARDSERMREGRKYLFTNLMSMDGVDDVIAWIKKAVLFEGI, encoded by the coding sequence ATGAGTTATGTAAAAATTGGCGTAGGCGGTCCCGTTGGATCTGGAAAAACCGCATTGATTGAAAGACTTACCCGCAAGATGAGTAAGGAATACAGCATCTGCGTAGTAACCAACGACATTTACACCAAGGAAGATGCCGAATTTTTAATCAAGAATTCAGCCCTGCCTCCCGAAAGAATCGTCGGTGTAGAAACTGGAGGATGCCCCCATACCGCCATTCGTGAAGACTGTTCCATGAACCTGGAAGCAGTAGACGAAATGGCCCGCAAGTTTCCAGATGTCCAGATTATTTTTATCGAAAGCGGCGGAGACAACCTGTCGGCCACCTTCAGCCCCGACCTGGCCGACGCAAGCATTTATGTTATCGACGTTGCCCAAGGCGAAAAGATTCCCCGTAAGGGTGGTCCCGGCGTTATGCGTTCCGACCTGCTAGTCATCAACAAAACGGACCTGGCTCCTCTTGTAGGCGCAAGCCTTGAGGTCATGGCCCGAGATTCCGAACGGATGCGAGAAGGCCGCAAGTACTTATTCACAAATCTCATGAGCATGGATGGTGTAGATGACGTCATCGCATGGATCAAGAAAGCTGTTCTTTTTGAAGGTATTTAG
- a CDS encoding M48 family metallopeptidase has product MNNEYRIAYGDRQISYRIAFCERKTMEISVLPDQSVEVKAPVGSSQDLVAAKVKKRAAWIVEKQDWFAKFPQKSSPRQYLSGETHLYLGRRYRLKIEILDACEQCNKPVKISGGFVVVSARQDNPHTVKKLLDEWLREKAVLNFGKILDFYKVKYAVKTPLQMQVRFMKTRWGSLSKGGILTLNSKLIAAPKECIEYVIVHELCHLVHNDHGKAFYRLLERRMPDWEMRKMKLEGVKC; this is encoded by the coding sequence ATGAATAATGAATATCGCATAGCCTATGGTGATCGACAAATTTCCTATCGAATTGCGTTTTGTGAACGAAAGACCATGGAAATTTCTGTCTTGCCTGATCAATCCGTTGAGGTGAAGGCTCCAGTTGGTTCGTCACAAGATCTTGTTGCCGCTAAGGTGAAAAAGCGAGCGGCATGGATCGTTGAAAAACAGGATTGGTTTGCGAAGTTTCCGCAAAAAAGTTCTCCGCGGCAGTATTTGAGTGGCGAAACCCATCTATATTTGGGCCGACGATATCGTTTGAAAATTGAAATTTTGGATGCGTGTGAGCAATGCAATAAACCTGTAAAAATCTCAGGTGGATTCGTCGTTGTTTCTGCAAGGCAGGACAATCCGCATACTGTAAAAAAATTACTAGACGAGTGGTTGCGCGAAAAAGCTGTACTCAACTTCGGAAAAATTCTTGATTTTTACAAGGTAAAATATGCAGTAAAAACGCCCCTGCAAATGCAAGTGCGCTTTATGAAAACTAGGTGGGGTTCGCTTTCCAAAGGGGGAATTCTAACACTCAATTCAAAACTCATCGCAGCACCGAAGGAATGCATTGAATATGTGATCGTTCATGAGTTATGTCATTTGGTTCACAATGATCACGGCAAGGCTTTTTACAGGCTTCTGGAACGCAGAATGCCTGATTGGGAAATGCGAAAGATGAAGTTGGAAGGAGTGAAATGTTAG
- a CDS encoding urease accessory protein UreE: MIADKILGNIHHGNEVPSKTVVDIPFEWFELDKHRIFKVADDGTELGIQIEESLSDGDVLAVSPDKIYVVKINKAKLVRIPVKTMEDMGRLGFELGNRHLSLQITEKDVTIPYDEPTFEYLARLGFFPQVVEDVFSDYIVCKAHGASNGHPHSHGHDHNEHGHHHEHHH; this comes from the coding sequence AACGAAGTTCCTTCCAAGACCGTGGTAGACATTCCATTCGAATGGTTTGAACTGGACAAGCATCGTATTTTTAAAGTTGCCGATGACGGAACCGAATTAGGAATTCAGATTGAGGAATCCCTTTCTGATGGCGATGTTCTCGCCGTCAGTCCCGATAAAATTTACGTTGTAAAGATCAACAAGGCAAAGCTGGTTCGCATTCCCGTCAAGACTATGGAAGATATGGGGCGCCTTGGATTTGAATTGGGTAACAGGCATCTTTCCCTGCAAATTACAGAAAAGGATGTCACCATTCCTTATGACGAGCCCACCTTCGAATACCTGGCCCGTTTGGGATTTTTCCCTCAGGTTGTAGAAGATGTTTTTTCTGACTACATCGTCTGCAAGGCACACGGCGCAAGTAACGGCCACCCCCATAGCCACGGTCATGATCATAATGAGCATGGTCATCACCACGAGCACCATCATTAG
- a CDS encoding urease accessory protein UreF: MLATLRMIQVCDSLFPIGAFTLSNGLETLIANKTITNGETLQEYVSSFLNVLPYNDLGVMMLSYDHAADFDYIQNLDSFSMALKAPEEVRTGSKKLCSRFLKIYGEFEGAKNNCFPSLDFYRDEVLKNGSCIGNHAIAIGLFANDIGLNKEEAASIYTYSLLNAIVTNGVKMIPLSQMVGQKILSNSQKKIIQAVQRACTLDMDDLGVGGTGIDIAGMKHEELYSRLYMS; the protein is encoded by the coding sequence ATGCTAGCCACTCTCCGGATGATTCAGGTTTGCGACAGCCTCTTTCCCATTGGAGCATTCACACTCTCCAATGGTCTTGAGACTTTAATTGCTAACAAGACCATCACAAACGGAGAAACCCTTCAAGAATACGTTTCTAGCTTTTTGAATGTACTTCCCTACAACGATCTAGGCGTTATGATGCTCAGTTATGATCATGCCGCCGATTTTGACTACATTCAAAATTTAGACAGTTTCTCTATGGCCTTAAAAGCACCGGAAGAAGTCCGCACAGGTTCCAAAAAACTCTGCAGCAGATTTTTAAAAATCTATGGCGAATTTGAAGGTGCAAAAAACAACTGCTTTCCATCTCTGGACTTTTATCGAGATGAAGTTTTAAAAAATGGCTCTTGCATCGGAAACCACGCCATTGCAATCGGACTCTTCGCAAACGACATCGGTTTAAACAAGGAAGAAGCCGCAAGCATTTACACCTACAGCTTGCTAAACGCCATTGTCACAAACGGCGTCAAGATGATTCCCCTAAGTCAAATGGTCGGCCAAAAGATTTTAAGCAATTCCCAAAAGAAAATCATCCAAGCCGTTCAGCGAGCCTGCACGCTGGACATGGATGACTTGGGCGTAGGCGGAACTGGCATAGATATTGCAGGAATGAAACACGAAGAACTTTATTCCCGACTTTATATGAGTTAA